The following are from one region of the Cyclopterus lumpus isolate fCycLum1 chromosome 21, fCycLum1.pri, whole genome shotgun sequence genome:
- the tmtc4 gene encoding protein O-mannosyl-transferase TMTC4: protein MALSDVYWDHQIPLPKLAPVQAKVTVALVALLCFINSYDGEFVFDDSEAIVNNKDLKPATPLNNIWSNDFWGSNLSSNSSHKSYRPLTVLTFRLNYLLAGGLHPVGFHVLNIVLHAVISALMIDVFAILIGGLSYDEKGRRLNHAPKTSLLAALLFAAHPVHTESVAGVVGRADLLCALFFQLSFLTYCKAFNRESDRDDRFSVRWVVVSLSLCAAAMLCKEQGITVLGVNAAFDVLLICNVNVYELSQRLLLRKNPLDVSEILRTGLPTRLALMGLGGLSMLYARWRIMGTGPPAFTEVDNPASFAENIFLRIVNYNYYYSLNAWLLLCPWWLCFDWSMGCVPLIKSATDWRMAWLLLLWCVLIGLISQALCSQDSQRRRTLTLGLVLLVVPFLPACNIFFRVGFVVAERVLYLSSAGYCLLLAYSMGHCCCRWSKYRKPLGVSMLALLCVYVARCALRSHQWRSEQSLFTSALSVCPLNAKVHYNVGKNLADRGNSTAAIAYYREAVRLHPTYVHAMNNLGNIRKERNELIEAEQLLSKAVSIQPDFAAAWMNLGIVQNSLQKFEEAEQSYWNAIRFRNKYPDCYYNLGRLYADLNRHIDALNAWRNATVLKPDHSLAWNNMVILLDNTGNLGQAELIGREALRLLPNDHTIMFSLANVLGKSQKYKESEGFFLHALRISPNSASCHGNLAVLYHRWGKLELARKHYELSLKLDPEAPGTRDNYNMLRRKLDQLKHPTP from the exons ATGGCATTGTCTGACGTGTATTGGGATCACCAGATACCCCTTCCGAAGCTCGCTCCAGTCCAGGCCAAGGTCACCGTCGCCCTGGTGGCACTCCTGTGCTTTATAAACAGTTATGACGGGGAGTTTGTGTTTGATGATTCTGAAGCAATTGTCAACAACAAG GACTTGAAACCAGCAACGCCTCTGAACAACATCTGGAGcaatgacttctgggggagcaACCTGAGTAGCAACTCTAGTCACAAATCCTACCGACCTCTCACTGTCCTTACATTTAG GCTGAACTACCTCTTGGCGGGAGGCCTGCACCCCGTTGGCTTCCACGTGCTGAACATCGTCCTCCACGCTGTCATATCTGCCCTCATGATTGACGTGTTTGCTATACTGATTGGTGGACTGTCGTATGACGAAAAGGGCCGGAGACTTAACCACGCCCCCAAGACCTCTCTGCTCGCCGCCCTCCTCTTCGCGGCGCACCCGGTCCACACAGAAAGC GTGGCCGGCGTGGTGGGTCGAGCAGATCTGTTGTGCGCTCTGTTCTTCCAGCTCTCTTTCCTCACCTACTGCAAAGCTTTCAACAGAG AGAGTGACAGAGATGACAGGTTTTCTGTCCGGTGGGTTGTGGTCAGCCTCTCGCTGTGTGCCGCGGCGATGCTCTGCAAAGAACAAGGAATCACAGTCTTG GGCGTGAACGCAGCCTTTGATGTCCTCCTGATCTGTAATGTTAATGTGTATGAACTCAGCCAGCGGCTGCTCCTTAGGAAGAATCCACTGGAT GTGAGTGAGATATTGCGAACGGGTCTGCCCACGCGATTGGCTCTCATGGGTCTTGGGGGACTCTCGATGCTCTATGCACGCTGGAGGATCATGGGCACTGGACCGCCGGCATTCACCGAAGTAGACAACCCTGCCTCTTTTGCAGAGAATATATTTCTTAGA ATTGTGAACTATAATTACTACTACTCTCTGAAtgcctggctgctgctgtgtcCCTGGTGGTTGTGTTTTGATTGGTCCATGGGCTGCGTGCCTCTCATTAAGTCGGCCACTGATTGGAGGATGgcgtggctgctgctgctctggtgcGTCCTGATAGGCTTGATAAGCCAAGCCTTATGCTCGCAGGACAGCCAGAGAAGGAG gacactgaccttgggcctggtgctgctggtggtcCCTTTTCTGCCGGCCTGTAACATCTTTTTCAGGGTGGGCTTCGTCGTCGCCGAGAGAGTGCTGTACTTGTCGTCAGCTGGCTACTGCCTACTGCTGGCCTACTCCATGGGACactgctgctgccgctggtcCAAATACAGG AAGCCACTGGGTGTGTCGATGCTGGCgctgttgtgtgtgtacgtagCCCGCTGTGCCCTCCGCAGTCACCAGTGGCGGTCAGAGCAGAGCCTCTTCACCAGCgccctgtccgtctgtccgctCAACGCCAAG GTCCACTATAACGTCGGTAAGAACCTGGCCGACCGAGGGAACTCCACCGCTGCCATCGCATATTACAGGGAGGCGGTCAG GCTACATCCCACCTACGTCCACGCCATGAACAACCTGGGGAACATTCGGAAGGAGAGGAACGAGCTGATCGAGGCCGAGCAGCTGCTGTCCAAAGCGGTTTCTATTCA GCCTGACTTTGCTGCAGCGTGGATGAATCTGGGTATAGTTCAGAACAGTCTGCAGAAGTTTgaggaagcagagcagagctacTGGAATGCCATCCGCTTCCGGAACAAATACCCAGACTGCTACTATAACCTGGGACGCTTG TATGCTGACCTGAACAGACATATAGATGCGCTGAACGCATGGAGGAACGCCACAGTGCTAAAACCTGACCACAGCCTGGCTTGGAACAACATGGTCATACTGCTGGACAACACTG GTAACTTGGGTCAAGCTGAGCTGATTGGCCGAGAGGCGCTGAGGCTCCTCCCCAACGACCACACGATCATGTTTTCCTTGGCTAACGTCCTGGGGAAATCCCAGAAATATAAG GAGTCAGAGGGCTTCTTCCTCCATGCTCTCCGGATCAGCCCAAATTCTGCTAGTTGCCATGGCAATTTAG CTGTGCTGTATCACCGCTGGGGGAAGCTGGAGCTCGCAAGGAAGCACTACGAGCTGTCTCTAAAGTTGGACCCCGAGGCCCCTGGGACCAGAGACAACTACAACATGCTGCGGCGCAAACTGGACCAGCTTAAACACCCCACACCCTGA